The genomic DNA TAGACATCAGCTCTTGAGCCCTTAAATGATCAACCTTGTTCTTCTTTGAACCATAAAGAATGTTATTGTATACGCTAAGATGTGGAAAAAGAGCATAATCTTGAAACATCATACTAAATTTTCTTTTCTGGGGAGAAATAAAAATCCCTTTATCTGTATCTGCAAAAGCAGTCTCTTTAAAAACAATGCTTCCCTTGTGAAGCTTTCTTAGACCAGACAACAGTTTAAGGGTTGTAGTTTTTCCGCAGCCAGATGGACCAAACAAAACTAAGACTTGATTTTCTGCTTCAAAGCATATTTGCAAATCAAAATTAGAAAGTTTTTGAAATATGTTAACTTTTAGCATTTTCTAACTCCTTATAAGAAGCTTTCTTTCTAGATATTTTGTTTGAAATAAATATTAAGACCAAATTGATTAGGCAAATGACGGCCACATAAAAAAAGGCCTCGTGCATTTGGCCATTTTCTGTTGCAAAAAAAATCTGAATAGGAACGGTATTTGTAACACCAGGAATATCACCTGCTACCATTATAGTCGCTCCAAATTCTCCTAATGCCCTTGCAAAAGCAATGATAAAACCAGAAATTAAGCCGCGGGATGAAAGAGGAACGGTAATTGTAAAAAATATTTTCCAATTACCGGCACCTAAGGTCTTAGCTGCATCTTTTAGATTTTCATCTATTTCTTCAAAGGCTGATCTTGCGCTTTTGTACATTAAAGGAAAAGATACTATAAAGGATGCGATTGCTGCTGCATAAATAGTAAAGACAATTGAAATGCCAAAAGTATTTTTTAAAAAAATGCCAAGAGGTCCGTATTTCCCAAATAAGACAAGCAAAAGAAATCCCACAACAACAGGCGGCACCACTAATGGCAGGACAAACAGCCCATCTAGCACATCTTTACCCTTAAAGTTATTCTCTGACATAAACCTTGCAACTAAAATGCCAAATATTACAAGAAAGATAGAAGACATTAGCGACGCCTCTAAAGAAAGCCATATTGGGGTATAGTCTATACTGTTCATACTAAACTAATATGTGCTCTTTAATTTTCACTTGAAGTCTTGGGAGGCAAAAAGCCATATCCACTAAGAATCTTTTGTGAGTCCTTGTCTAACAGGTATTTCATAAATTCTGTGGAAATATCTTGATTTTTTGACGAGTTAATAATAGCTGCATAATATTCGATCGGTTTATGATTTAGATCGGGAATCGTGCTTGCAATTTCCACATCTTTAACAATCGCTGCATCAGTCCTATATACAAAACCAGCATCAACGTTTGAAGTGTTTACATAATCAAGAACCTGCCTAACATCCTTTGCATAAATAAATTTATCTTTAAGCTCGTTAAACAATCCTACTTTTTCCATGCTTTCTTTGGCATAAACACCAGCTGGCACACTTGGGACTGCACCAATAGCTATACGCTTAACGTCCTCCCTCTTCAAATCATCAACACCCTTTATGCCCAAAGGATTGCCCTTTGGAACTATTAAAACAAGTATGTTCTTAGCAAAAACTTCTGATTTAGATGGATCTATTAATTTTTCAGACTCTAAGGTTTGTAGATCTTTTAAAGAAACAGGAAGGAACAGATCTACCTTGGCCCCTTGCTCTATTTGTTGTCTCAAAGCACCAGATGCACCATAGTTAACCCTAACTAAAACATTGGGATAAGCTTTTTCAAAATTTGCAATAATCTTATTCAAAGATTCGGTAAGACTAGCTGCTGCTGAAATGGTAATGGTTGTTTGTTTAGAGTTAGTGGATTTACTAGACGAGCAGCCTGAAATCAAAAACACAGAAGAAACGACAATCAAACAAGCAAAACACACAATAACAATCTTTTTCATAATTATTTCCTCCTTTTCATATGTGAAGGTGTGTTCGTTTCCAAACATACCCCGTGGGCTTAATAAAGCCCAGGTTATATATCCATGACAAACGTTTTAGGATATACAACTCGGAGAACCCTTGAACTTTGGACTCCAAGTCCGTCGCTCTGCTCAGCTAAGCTACGGGCGCGCAGGATGTGGGCGATGAAATATCACCCGCAAACTTCAAATTTTTTACTCAAACTTTGATATGAGTGAAGAACTCCAAGCTCAAGCTAAGATGAAGTCGCCATCGACGTTTATTTAACTTAGCAAGCCCTCTTAAAGGCTGATATATATTATATATGGTAATACAATCTATTTGTCAAGGGTCAATACAGGTTAAAAGATAGTGATTATAAAAAATGCACATATTCTTTGACTTACTATTTTTTAAGTTAATTTCATTTTTAACATATAATTAACAAAATAAAGTCAATTAATCTGATCTCTAATTAAATTTGACATTATCTTGTGATCACTCATATAATAAAGTCATTAAATACTGTTTTGGGAGGATTATATGGAAAGTACTTTAAGAAATCACTTAAAGGGCAAGATTGTTGAAATTGTTAAAGGTGATGTGGTATCTGAAGTAAACGTAGAGACCACTGCTGGAATTATAGTTTCTATAGTCACGACCAGAAGCGTGGAAAAACTTATGCTAAAAGTTGGAGACGAGGTAAATGCAGTAATAAAGGCAACTGAGGTGAGTATAGAAAAGCCTTAAAATTAGCTTGTTTCAGTTAATTTTACAATAGTTGGTTTTCTATCTCTCAAAAATAGCAAGTGTTTCTGTGTGGACAGTATTTGGATAAAAGTCAAAACCATAAATCTTTTTTAAATCATATTTTTGCAACAAATATGACATATCTCTGCCAAGGGTTATGGGATTGCAAGAAAGATAAATAATTTTTTTTGGCAGAGCTCTCAATATTTTTTCTAATAGTGTTTTTTCAGCTCCTGGCCTTGGAGGGTCAAGGATAACGACCTCAGAATCCTTTAAAAAATTGATATCAATATGCTCAGAAGAGGACAAAAATGATATTATATTTTTTGTGTTAAGAATTTTCAAATTCTTCTTTGAATACAAAAATGAATTTTTAAAAGATTCTATTAATACTATTTTGTCTACTAAATCTCTAAGAGTTATGCCTATTGAGCCAACTCCAGAATAAAGATCGGCCACCTGCTTGAATCCTTTAACCTCACTTCTAATAATCTCTAAGGCCTTAGAAAATAGCTCAATATTGTTTTGGAAGAAACAGTCATAGCCATACTTTATCTGAGTGCCCAAAAGATCTTGTTCTATAAATTCCTGACCATATATTTGTTTATTATTCCCGGCAATTACAACAAGACCAACTAAATTTTCAATTTTGGGTAAAATAATTTTATCAATTTTATAATTTAAATAAATTATTCCCAATACTTCGCCATTTGTCCCTTTTCTAAAAACAGCCCTGTCAAGAGCCTTTCTGTCTATATTTAAAGAATTAATGAAATCTAAAAATCTATATGCAAGGCGATTTACCCTATCGTCTATCAGCGCACATCCATATTCAAGAGGCACAAGATTTTTTGTCCCTCTCTTATAAAAGGCATATTTTAAATTAAGGGCGCTATTATCTAACTTATATTCAATCTTTGTTCTGTATCCATATATATCATTTGCTTTATAAAACGAATCAAGTCTTAAGTCTTTTTTTACAGTTTGAAATATTGCCTCTTCAGTTATATTTTTTTTCAAATCAACCTGATAGTCATAGCTTATAGTCTGCCAGGGTGAGCAGTTAAGATAGTGCGTTTCTTTCGGGGGGACTCTAAACATAGATGGCTCAATTATATTGACGAGTTCTGCTTCAATATAGTCTTTCTTTTCGTTAACGAACTTAACTTCAGCAATCTCTTCAGGCAAAACCCCATAGCAGAACACGACTTTGCCAGAGGATTTTCCAAGAGTCTTACCAGAACAAACTATCTTTTCAAATTTTATAGGTACTATATCCATTATTTTTTAACTGTCGCTATAACCTTGAGCTTTACATTTGGATCAAGCTCTTCAAATGACAAAATTGGTATTTTCGGTAGGGCTCTTAATGTGAGGGTTCTGATATGAGGTCTTATTCTTGATGTCGTCAAAACTACAAATCTCTTGCCCTGAGACAGGGCTTCCTGCACTGATGCTGTAATATTGTTTACAATAGTCTGTGCAAATTGATTGTCCAAAACTTTATTTTCAGTCAAATTAGAATAAATCTCGCCCTCAAGATTGGCGTCTATTACGATTGCGCTTATTTCTCCAGGAGAGTCTTCATAAATCTGAGTAATTGATTTTCCTATCCTTTTTCTAACAGCCTCAGTGAGCGTGGCCACGTCCCTCAATTGTCTGGCATTATCAGCAAGGGCTTCAAAAATTGTCACCATATCTCTAATAGAGATGCCCTCGCTTAAAAGGGCGTGTAAAACCTTCTGGACGTCTCCAATTGAGAGCAATTCGGGCACAACCTCTTCAACCAACACGGGATGAGTCGTTTTTAGAGAATCAATAAGAGTTGAGGTCTCTTGTCTGCCAAGTATCAGAACAGCATTGGATTTTATGACTTCTGTCATATGGGTCACAATGACAGAAGATGGGTCTACTACAGTATAGCCTGATAATTCAGCAACTTCTTTTTTTTCTAAGTCTATCCAAACTGCGTTTAGACCGAAAACTGGTTCTTTAACCTTTATTCCGCTTATTGTAACCTCCTGCCCAGCCGGAGGCATGGCAAGCAGTTTATTTGGATATGCGTCTCCAACGGCGACTATATTTCCCCTGATTTTTACCTGGTATCTGGTAGAGTTAAGTTGTAAGTTGTCTCTTACTCTGATTGGTGGAACTATAAAGCCCATTTCCTCTGAGAGCTTTCTCCTGGTGAGGGCCAGTCTGTGGAGTATGCCCTCCCCTCTACTCACATCGGCCAGTTGCACCAAAGAATATCCCATTTCAAGCTCCAGTGTTTCAACTTTGAGAATTGAAGGATCAATTTCTACAGGCGGAAGAACAACTGGCACTTCAGCTTGAGATTCCTCTTCAGAGATCGCCTCTTCTTTGCCTTTCTTTACAAGAAGATACCCAGCAAAACCAAAAGCAGCAGCAAGAATGAAAAATGGGAGCTTTGGCAAACCAGGAATCAGACCCATAATTAACATTATCAAGGCAGCAAAAAGTATTGCAGAGGGCTGAGCCACCATCTGAGTAAAGGTGTCTGAGCCAAGTCCTCCTTTACTCGATGCCCTTGTTATAATTATGCCAGTAGAAGTGGATAGAAGAAGTGCTGGAATTTGAGAGACAAGACCTTCTCCGACCGTTAGAAGCGTATATGTGCTTAAGGCCTGTCCGATATCCATATTGTGTTGTACTATACCAATGATAAAACCGCCTATTATGTTAATAAACATTATTACAATGGCAGATATTGCATCACCTCTTACAAATTTAGATGCGCCGTCCATGCTGCCATAAAAATCTGCTTCTCTTTGGATATCTCTTCTTCTTTCCCTTGCCTGATCATCGTTTATTAAGCCAGCATTTAGATCTGCATCTATTCCCATTTGTTTGCCAGGCATCGAATCCAATGTAAACCTGGCTGCCACTTCTGCCGTACGCGTTGCACCGCTTGTAATAACAAGGTATTGGATGACTATAAGGATCAAAAATATAATAAGACCAACCACGTAGTTGCCGCCAACCACAAAGTTACCAAATGAGTAAATTACCTCACCAGCAAAAGCGTGCAAAAGTATTAGCCTTGTCGCTGCTATCTCTAACGCAATCCTAAATATTGTCATTATTAAAATGAGCGTTGGAAAGACTGAGAAATCAAGTGGAGTAGTTACGCTTAGCGTCACCATAAGAGTGATAATTGCAAGAGATATATTCAGTGACAGCAATATGTCCATCATTACAGGGGGCAAAGGAATCATCATAATTCCTAAAATAAGCATAATTAGTGCTGCAAGAACGGTCTCCGATCGCGAAAAAACGCTGCTCACCTAATTAGATTTCCTTTTTAACTCATGCATGTTGATTGAGGCTTCGTCAATATGTGATTGATCTTCTTTTAAAAATTCCCTTACGTATAGCTTTAGATGCTGGTCTTTGATTTTCTCCATAATCTTTCTTTTTACATCTTTCAAAAGAAAGTCAGATTTGTCTTCTTTTGCTTTTAGATAGGCTGAATACAATTCGTCTCTTTTTCTCTTCAGTATTTCTTCGGATACATACATATTGTTTAATAAAATATTAATATTCTCAACGTTCGAGCCATTTTCTAAAGCAGAGTTTAATTCTTCTCTTGCAGTTAAAACTTTTTTAAAAAAGAGTTTATATTCTTTTTCTTTAATCATAAAATCGCTCAGTGACTTTGCAAAAACCCCCAGAGAGGTGTCTCTTTCTATATCTCTGAGTTTTTTTATCTTCTCAAACTTAAAAGCAAATTTCTTCATTAGTATACGATCTCATCTTCTCCGCCACGCGATACAACTATAGTACCTGCTTCTTCAAGCCTTCTTATTATCGCGACGATCTTGCTTTGTGCCTCCTCAACCTGTTTTAACCTTACTGGACCCATATATTCCAATTCTTCCTTTAGCATCTGCGCAGCTCTTTGAGAAAGATTTTTCAGTATTCTCTCTTTAACCTCTTCAGAACTGCCCTTGAGAGCGATACCAAGATCCTTCGAATCTACCTCTCTAAGTACTACCTGAATTGAACGATCGTCAAGGTTTACAATATCATCGAATGTGAACATCAACTTTCTGACATTTTCAGCTAATTCTGGATCCTTTTCATCCAGCGCCTCTAAGACAGATTTTTCAACCGCTCTACCCGACCTTGATAAGATTTGAGCTAAAGTCTGAACCCCGCCTACTTCAGTAAAGTCCTGACTAACAATGGTCGAAAGTTTCCTTTCAAGAACGCTTTCGACTTCGCGAATAACGTCTGGAGAAGTTCGGTCCATAGTAGCCAACCTAAAAGATACATCTGACTGGATGGCAGGCGACAGCTCACTTATGATTGCCCCAGCCTGCTCTGGTTTTAGGTGAGCCAGCACAAGAGCAATAGTTTGCGGATGCTCGTTCTGAAGAAAGTTTAAAAGCTGCCTTGCATCAGCCTTCCTTGCAATTTCAAAGGGTCTAACCTGAAGAGAAGAAGAAAGTCTTGTCAAAATTTCCTGGGCCTTGTCTACGCCGAATGCCTTTTCCAAAAGCTCCTTTGCGTAGTTTACTCCTCCTCTTGATGCGATCTCTCTGGCATACATAGTCTGAAAAGCCTCTTCTAAAACTTCATCTACTTCATTGTTCTCTATCTTTCCCAGACCAGCGATTTCAAGCGTTAGAAGGTCCACATCTTCGTCAGAAAGATGTTTCAAAACGTTTGCGGCCTCAGTCGGACCAAGCTGCAAGAGGAGCGCAGCAGCCTTCTGTCTATTTGAAAAATGTTGTCCTTTCACTTATTCCTCTCTCAACCACGTTTTTATGAGATTGGCAACCTCTGAAGGCTTGTCTTTGGCAAGCCTTTCAACTTCATCCCTTGCCTTTTTCCTTGCTAACTCTTCTGGGCTAAGAGGTTTTTCATGTCTTATACCCTCAGCACCAATTGTCGCATCAAGAATCTGTGCCCCTTGCCGACCTGGTTCTTTTTTCATGGAAGCCAGAGCTTTTCTAATAAATACAAACGCTATTATGGCACCGATAATTATTGCAGCCCACATAGCAATGCTTTTTATCATGTCCATCAGTTGAGCTTGCTGCATAGCCTTGATTTCGCTTTGCTGGTATGTCCTATCAAATGGCATTGCCTGAACATCTACACTGTCACCTCTTTGGGGCAGTATGCCTGCTGCATTGGATACCGCAGTAGTCAGTGACTGAAGGTTTACTGTTTGAGGTGTACCGTCAACCATTACTGAAACTGTAAGCCTTTTTATATCTCCAGCAGGGTTCTTGATCATCTCTTCCTGCTGGTTTATCTCATAATTTGTAATATCCTCTGTTTTCCTGCTCGATGATGTAGAGCTTGGCGCAGGAGTCTGATAGGAAGGTATGCCCTGAGGCGATGTTGTTGACTGGGTCTGAGGAGCAGCATTCTGACTTTTTGAGGAATCGGTAGATACCTTACTCGATCTTACTATGCCGTTCTGACCGACTACTGGTGTATATGTCACCTTTTTAACCTCAGATGAGGCAAGGTTGAGCTCGGCAGAAACCCTGACAACTGATTTCCCGGGGCCAAGCATTGTGTCGAGCATCGTCTGGATTTTTCTTTGGACTTCGCTCTCATATTTTCTTTTCATATCAAATTCTCTTTGTGAGAGCCCAGACCTGTTAAAGGAGAGGTTGGCAGAAAGAAGCTCCCCTCTTGTATCCATAATAGTCACATTTTCTGGCTTAAGACCTTCAACAGCTCTAGAAATTAGAAATGCTATGGCCTCAGTCTCTCTTTCAGAGATGCTCTGGCCTGGTTTCAAATTTAGCATAACTGACGCGGTAGCTGGCATATCCTGGGACACAAAGAGCTCTTTCTTGGGGAGCACAATATGTACTCTTGCCCCTTCCACGCCGTTTATCTGAGAAATAGTCCTCGCAAGCTCTCCCTGCAAGGCTCTAATATAATCAACTCTTTGGGTAAAATCAGTGGTAAAAAGATTGTTTTTGTCAAAAAGCTCAAATCCTATGCCAGAACCCTCTGGAAGGCCTTGGGCAGCCATAGAAAGCCTTAAATCATAAACCTTATCTTTTGGCACCAGAATAGTAGTGCCAGAATCTTTCAACTCATAGGGAATTTTTTGATCTTTGAGCTTTGCTACAATAGCAGCCCCATCAGTTGGGGATAGATTCGTAAATAGGGGGGCCATTTGAGGCTTTAGGAGAAATATAGAGGTAAAGATTACTAAAATAAAGGCGAGCGCAACGCCAGATAACAACAAAAAACGCTTCCCCGGAGAAAGCGCTAAAAATCGATCACGCAAACTGAAAAAAAACGCGCGAACTCTGTCCATTTTATTAGGTTGTTATTCTAGACAGATCCTGATATGCCCCTATAAGCTCGCTTCTTACGCTCATTAAAAGTTGCATAGAAAGAACTGCGTCCTGTTGCTTTATAAGAGCTGTAGGAAGATCAATTTGGCCTGCTGCAAGCTGCTCCGCAGATCGATCGCCTTCTTTAAGGGATGAGTTTACGTTGCTCACAAAATCCATCAACGTATCCTTAAAGTTAGACGTAGGTTCACTTTTCCCGCCCAAGCCAATAGAACCAATAGAACCGAGATTAGTGTTAATGGGTTCAATAGGTTTCATTTCAACTGATCCAGGGTCTGACCTATCATAGATTTTGTAGCGCTTACAGCGTTCAGATCAGCCTCATAAGAACGAGACGCGTTAATTAAAGAAACCATTTCTTTAATAGGATTTACATTTGGGTACTCCACATAGCCATCAGCATTTGCTTCAGGATTGCCAGGATCGTACACCATCCTGGGAGGAGAGTTATCACTTGCAATACCTGCCACCTTTACTCCAAGAAAGCTGCCATCCTTGCCAGTAGATTCTTGTAATTCTACTATTTGTCTTTTAAATATTTGACCATTGCCGTCTTTTACAGAGCTATATGCGTTAGCTAAATTGTTCGCAGCCACATCCATCTTCAATCTTTGTGCCGTCAAGCCAGATCCAGCTATTTCTAAAGTCTTTAAAAACATAAAATCACTCCCTTTAGCAGGATATACCATTCATAATATTATACACAAAAAAAGTAGATTTTAAATTATTTACCGTTTTTCATTGCCAAAAAGAGAGACTCCTCAAGAGAATATGAGGATTTATCCAATATTATTTGCATGCCCATCTTGTTATTTTTATTAATAACAATAGGAGCCAAGAGATTAACAGTAGAATCCTTTGCAGGGTCTTTCATATTTACGATACAAAGAACTATCGCATCTTCTTCCTTTTCAAGCTCCAGCATATCAGCATAAAATTTGTCTATTATAACGTCGTAATCCTTAAATGCGCTAAAAGCCTCCACGACTATAAATCTAAGATTTGAAGACATGTCTTGCAGATAAGCTAAAGGAGAAGATTTGTCAGGAATTAATATCTTAAACTCTCTCTCCCCGTCAAAGCCATAAATGCCTTTTGGAAATTTTATATTTTCAATCTCGCTAAAAGTTTCTTTCTCTTTATGCATTTTACCCTCTTTAGGTTAAAAAGTTTTTTTAAACAAAAGTTATTGCAAATAGTTTACAAGCGATTGGGGCAATATCTGAGCACCAACCTTCAAAGCCGCTTGATACGCTGTTTGACGAGTAGAATAATCAGTAACTACTGTGGGGAAATTTACGTCTTGATAACTGGCGAGAATAGTGTTGTAATTTGTGGTCGCATTAGAGTAATAATTAGATAGATATTGCATCATATTCTGTCGCGAACCAACAGTCGATTGAAGGTCATTATTTGTGGTAATGGCACTTTGAATGTCAGAGATTGTGTTTGAGATGGTTTGTTGGTTCCCAGACTTCAGTGCAAGTTCAAGGTTATCAAGAGACTTAAAAATAGGCAACAACTGAGTGCCATCTATATTTACAGTAGTAGCGGCACCTGGTTCCACCGAGTAGGTTATAGCAGACGCATCGCCCGAATATACAACGTTTCCATCTGAGTCAAGAGAAAAAGGAGCCTTAGAGCTTTTCGAGCCCGCAAATATATACGTGTTTCCTACAGAGGTATTTGCAACAGAAAGAAGAGATTGCTTAAGAGCTTCCACGCTTTTCTCAAGAGACGTCAATGAGTCTGAATTCGTTACGTTTGCGCCCTGCAAAGCAATGGTGTTTGCATTATTTAGTATGGTAGATATCGAACCAAGAGCAGAATCGGTTGAGTTCAAAATAGACTGACCAGCAGTAATGTTGCTCTGATAATTAGTTATGCCATTAATCTTCTCTTTGAAGCTCATAATATAGTTATTCGCTACCGGATCGTCTTGAGGAAGTTGAATGGCGTTTCCAGAAGATAGCTCATAAGAATCCTTTGAAATAGACGTAAGCTGACTATTTAAATCCGAATTAAATTGATTTACCATCATATTCATAGTTACTCTTGACATTGTTTATCCTCCAATCTACCCCGTGCTATTTATAAGCTTATCTAACATAGAGTTAATAGTATTTATCACCCTTGCAGAAGCAGAATAAGCTGTTTGATACTGTATAAGATTGGTCATCTCTTCATCCATACTTACACCCTCAACGCTTTGCTGTTGATTCTGTAAAAGAGTGACAACATTGCTTTGATCTGTATAATTTGTGGATGCCTGCTGACCCTGAGTCCCTATATTGCTTGTCATACCT from Thermodesulfobium sp. 4217-1 includes the following:
- a CDS encoding ATP-binding cassette domain-containing protein, yielding MLKVNIFQKLSNFDLQICFEAENQVLVLFGPSGCGKTTTLKLLSGLRKLHKGSIVFKETAFADTDKGIFISPQKRKFSMMFQDYALFPHLSVYNNILYGSKKNKVDHLRAQELMSKFNITQLKDSFPLLISGGERQRVALARALMTEPNAILLDEPLSALDSETRVRLGEEIRNFQESFNILFILVTHDKEEANRIGDRIIYLNSGRITNDVVVQH
- the modB gene encoding molybdate ABC transporter permease subunit yields the protein MNSIDYTPIWLSLEASLMSSIFLVIFGILVARFMSENNFKGKDVLDGLFVLPLVVPPVVVGFLLLVLFGKYGPLGIFLKNTFGISIVFTIYAAAIASFIVSFPLMYKSARSAFEEIDENLKDAAKTLGAGNWKIFFTITVPLSSRGLISGFIIAFARALGEFGATIMVAGDIPGVTNTVPIQIFFATENGQMHEAFFYVAVICLINLVLIFISNKISRKKASYKELENAKS
- the modA gene encoding molybdate ABC transporter substrate-binding protein; its protein translation is MKKIVIVCFACLIVVSSVFLISGCSSSKSTNSKQTTITISAAASLTESLNKIIANFEKAYPNVLVRVNYGASGALRQQIEQGAKVDLFLPVSLKDLQTLESEKLIDPSKSEVFAKNILVLIVPKGNPLGIKGVDDLKREDVKRIAIGAVPSVPAGVYAKESMEKVGLFNELKDKFIYAKDVRQVLDYVNTSNVDAGFVYRTDAAIVKDVEIASTIPDLNHKPIEYYAAIINSSKNQDISTEFMKYLLDKDSQKILSGYGFLPPKTSSEN
- a CDS encoding TOBE domain-containing protein encodes the protein MESTLRNHLKGKIVEIVKGDVVSEVNVETTAGIIVSIVTTRSVEKLMLKVGDEVNAVIKATEVSIEKP
- the flhA gene encoding flagellar biosynthesis protein FlhA — its product is MSSVFSRSETVLAALIMLILGIMMIPLPPVMMDILLSLNISLAIITLMVTLSVTTPLDFSVFPTLILIMTIFRIALEIAATRLILLHAFAGEVIYSFGNFVVGGNYVVGLIIFLILIVIQYLVITSGATRTAEVAARFTLDSMPGKQMGIDADLNAGLINDDQARERRRDIQREADFYGSMDGASKFVRGDAISAIVIMFINIIGGFIIGIVQHNMDIGQALSTYTLLTVGEGLVSQIPALLLSTSTGIIITRASSKGGLGSDTFTQMVAQPSAILFAALIMLIMGLIPGLPKLPFFILAAAFGFAGYLLVKKGKEEAISEEESQAEVPVVLPPVEIDPSILKVETLELEMGYSLVQLADVSRGEGILHRLALTRRKLSEEMGFIVPPIRVRDNLQLNSTRYQVKIRGNIVAVGDAYPNKLLAMPPAGQEVTISGIKVKEPVFGLNAVWIDLEKKEVAELSGYTVVDPSSVIVTHMTEVIKSNAVLILGRQETSTLIDSLKTTHPVLVEEVVPELLSIGDVQKVLHALLSEGISIRDMVTIFEALADNARQLRDVATLTEAVRKRIGKSITQIYEDSPGEISAIVIDANLEGEIYSNLTENKVLDNQFAQTIVNNITASVQEALSQGKRFVVLTTSRIRPHIRTLTLRALPKIPILSFEELDPNVKLKVIATVKK
- the fliG gene encoding flagellar motor switch protein FliG, which codes for MKGQHFSNRQKAAALLLQLGPTEAANVLKHLSDEDVDLLTLEIAGLGKIENNEVDEVLEEAFQTMYAREIASRGGVNYAKELLEKAFGVDKAQEILTRLSSSLQVRPFEIARKADARQLLNFLQNEHPQTIALVLAHLKPEQAGAIISELSPAIQSDVSFRLATMDRTSPDVIREVESVLERKLSTIVSQDFTEVGGVQTLAQILSRSGRAVEKSVLEALDEKDPELAENVRKLMFTFDDIVNLDDRSIQVVLREVDSKDLGIALKGSSEEVKERILKNLSQRAAQMLKEELEYMGPVRLKQVEEAQSKIVAIIRRLEEAGTIVVSRGGEDEIVY
- the fliF gene encoding flagellar basal-body MS-ring/collar protein FliF, whose translation is MDRVRAFFFSLRDRFLALSPGKRFLLLSGVALAFILVIFTSIFLLKPQMAPLFTNLSPTDGAAIVAKLKDQKIPYELKDSGTTILVPKDKVYDLRLSMAAQGLPEGSGIGFELFDKNNLFTTDFTQRVDYIRALQGELARTISQINGVEGARVHIVLPKKELFVSQDMPATASVMLNLKPGQSISERETEAIAFLISRAVEGLKPENVTIMDTRGELLSANLSFNRSGLSQREFDMKRKYESEVQRKIQTMLDTMLGPGKSVVRVSAELNLASSEVKKVTYTPVVGQNGIVRSSKVSTDSSKSQNAAPQTQSTTSPQGIPSYQTPAPSSTSSSRKTEDITNYEINQQEEMIKNPAGDIKRLTVSVMVDGTPQTVNLQSLTTAVSNAAGILPQRGDSVDVQAMPFDRTYQQSEIKAMQQAQLMDMIKSIAMWAAIIIGAIIAFVFIRKALASMKKEPGRQGAQILDATIGAEGIRHEKPLSPEELARKKARDEVERLAKDKPSEVANLIKTWLREE
- a CDS encoding flagellar hook-basal body complex protein FliE, which produces MKPIEPINTNLGSIGSIGLGGKSEPTSNFKDTLMDFVSNVNSSLKEGDRSAEQLAAGQIDLPTALIKQQDAVLSMQLLMSVRSELIGAYQDLSRITT
- the flgC gene encoding flagellar basal body rod protein FlgC, producing MFLKTLEIAGSGLTAQRLKMDVAANNLANAYSSVKDGNGQIFKRQIVELQESTGKDGSFLGVKVAGIASDNSPPRMVYDPGNPEANADGYVEYPNVNPIKEMVSLINASRSYEADLNAVSATKSMIGQTLDQLK
- a CDS encoding flagellar assembly protein FliW — encoded protein: MHKEKETFSEIENIKFPKGIYGFDGEREFKILIPDKSSPLAYLQDMSSNLRFIVVEAFSAFKDYDVIIDKFYADMLELEKEEDAIVLCIVNMKDPAKDSTVNLLAPIVINKNNKMGMQIILDKSSYSLEESLFLAMKNGK
- the flgL gene encoding flagellar hook-associated protein FlgL is translated as MSRVTMNMMVNQFNSDLNSQLTSISKDSYELSSGNAIQLPQDDPVANNYIMSFKEKINGITNYQSNITAGQSILNSTDSALGSISTILNNANTIALQGANVTNSDSLTSLEKSVEALKQSLLSVANTSVGNTYIFAGSKSSKAPFSLDSDGNVVYSGDASAITYSVEPGAATTVNIDGTQLLPIFKSLDNLELALKSGNQQTISNTISDIQSAITTNNDLQSTVGSRQNMMQYLSNYYSNATTNYNTILASYQDVNFPTVVTDYSTRQTAYQAALKVGAQILPQSLVNYLQ